The Neodiprion lecontei isolate iyNeoLeco1 unplaced genomic scaffold, iyNeoLeco1.1 ptg000044l, whole genome shotgun sequence genome includes the window ttcactccGGCAGCTGATGTCTGACGAAACAACTAGGTTCAATGGttctaatgattgcaccgctcgagaaaccaggatccttgccacctaaacgttttgaccatcaggtaaggcataattttcctcgtgttaattaaagtttaaacttcgagcctgctgaaaaaaaaaacgaatttaatcattgaatccatgttaaaatattgtcattgtcaaagatcacgtaattggaaatttacttacatgctTCGATGCCTGACAAATgtagtcccgctttgacaatgaattatttcgtacctgaaaatattagaagctattattatcaaacaggatcttttggtatttttgaatacaactaatttccaataaaattcacaaaacaTAAAACGTTAATGAGACGCATTGCCACCAGACATCACCTGGCTTAATGCTCGAAAATTACAATCACAAATTACTGATCGTTAGATATCGTTTGACGTATTGCTTTTGTGAATACCatttattgaatttgtatTGTGGAGTTTTTTCATAGtccatattttttcgaaatcaacaaaattcttcgaTTAGCAAATTCACAATATGATCGCGAATATCACGGTATAATCGCGAGGTTACTGAAATTCGTTCACCTGAACCGCTGAATACGAGGTGAATAAACATCGCCGATCACATCGCGAAACTATTTCCTTGTTTTCCTACGTAATGATGAAGAGGGACATCGATTTCTAGAATTGAAACTCAGAGACAGATCACCACGTGGTATTTAACCAGATAGTTCGTATCCTAATTCTGTGCATACCGGCGACACTGGGAGGGCGCGAAAACCACGATTCTGGTGATACCAGAATTTGATTGGATGAGGGCAACGATCGCGACTGGTATCAGCCAATACAATCATCTTTCTCCAGAGTTTCGTAACTTTCCCACCCGCGAATATAAACAACCCCGCCCGCGTAAATTGACCACTTTGCAAAAAGATCGCGCAACTTCAACCACGTGTCTGGCAACTACCTCGAtctttttgtgaattttttcatcgtgttcattagataaaaaaaatgcctAATTACAAGTTTTCTGTGCAGGAAAAGGTGGAAttagtgaaatttcattaccaGGGCCTGTCTTACCGGGAAAATCAGGCCCATTTCGCCGTCACACACCCGGATCGACCAACACCTTCGTTAGCGACCATCAGGAATCTGGTTCTAAAATTCGAACAATCCGGTAGTGTCGACGAGAGAACCAggaaaatctctcaaccaaacCGTCAGCTGAGCTGGGATACTAAGCTGGACATCTGCTTGACCGTCGAAGAGGATCCATTCAAGCCTATCAGCCGCATCGCCCAGGACTTGGAAATATCTAACGCGTCGGTCAGAAGAGTATTGCGTGAAGCTAAGTACAGATCGTACAAGTTTCAAGTCCATCAAGAACTCTTGGCTGGTGATAACGATAGTCGTCTTCGCTTCAGCCAAGAGTTGATGGAACGTCTGAACGCAGACGAGGGCTTGTTGAGTCGCATTTGCTTCTCAGATGAAAGTACGGTGATACTTGTCGGGAAACCGAACAGGCAGAACACCAGAGCCTGGTGTCGAAACAACCCTCGTCTGTTCATTCAGGCGGGCACGCAGTACCCGTTGAAGCTCAACGTCTGGCTTGGCGCGATTGGCAATCGGCTGATTGggccattttttattgatggAAACCTCAACGGCGAGAAGTATCTCTGGTTGCTGAGAGAGAGGATTGTACCGGCTCTTAGGctgattgaagaagaaatcgtGAGTGTATTTCATCACGTAGAGCTGGCGTTATTATCAGCAGAGTGCGTATGATCTTCAAACGAATAATTTTACGCTTACTACAAGTAACGTATCATTTTCTGTGTTTAGGGCGAACCTGTTTGGTTTCAGCAGGATGGAGCCCCACCGCACTTCACACGTACGGTGCGTGATTACCTCGACCAACAATTCCCTGGACGCTGGATTGGCAGGGGGAGCCCGGAGGTCGAGTGGCCAGCCCGTTCACCTGATCTCGCTCCCTTGGACTACGGCTTGTGGGgccatttgaaaaatgttctgtATGCCCAAGGTAGGATTGAAGACCTTGCCGCACTGCAAGCTAGGATCTTGGACATCCTGCAGAACCTGTCACCGGATATTATATCCAATACGACAAATGCCTTCTACGACCGGCTCGGTTACTGCGCTGCAGCTGCTGAAGGGCATTTCgagcactttttgaaaggcaaccaatggccagacgaggggtgatcagaagagtggagattggtctcccagtgttttcggacgattgtcttgtaagttattgttttgtttcctaatttttcattaatagcatgatttacactgtaatattaactgttgttctttttctctttttatttttggataTCTGGTGAACCCTCTTTGTTAACGGAATATTGACTGCTGTACAATGGAgctgcaaaaactttgtcaactaatcaatgatgtcggcgagggtttttgtgagtattgcgtcgggtacgttttctgttaattgctactctttgtcctcctaagcttcgtgtttaagatgaataatttctttattccttgttactcatttcttttatttatttcatgttcatcggcactaattactgacttctggagcactgcaccgtaacgaatctactctggaaataccttctactgggtctcaaccattcatttatttttaattttatgtaaataaagaatctgttcacaataaacattgtttttacttacctacctctgtttgtccagactcccacatgttaatgacatttcacgttgaatttcagatttcttctttcaataaataacacccaatttctgtatcatttgatatttgcttttccgttaaattttttattgcgtcggttgaatatcttccgaaatcaaccacggtattgctgaacgatactattcttcttagacaattcacgctacgtaaaaataaacagcagcataacctcaatccacggctttacgcgcgagagaattacagcttttgtttcattttgtgtacgttggcggCTTGCTCAGCAGAAGAAAACATCACCGCggcgcgatttcaccgaccaatgagattaaattatttggcgcatgcgcgttatatgtatagtttcaagagattgtcccggtatgtatattataattttcaatttacttttaagaagagggaaattgaaaaaaaaaaatttttctcacattatttcaatttttcaaaattctgtataattattcgaaaaatcctgaatattttcgattattcgcttattttttatttcatttcatttttttataatttttcccattcacaatcattttttattttacgacatcatttacctcaatcaccgtcatttatattatattataataatgtataatataaatatatatgaatatatatacatatatatatatatatatatatatatatatatatatatatatatatatatatgtgtatatatatatatatatatacatatatatatatatatacatatatatgtatatatatatatatatatatatatgtgtatatatatatatatatatacatatatatatatatatgtatattataattttcaattcactctcaaaaagagggaaattgaaaaagaaaaattttcttacgttatttcaattttttaaaattttgtataattattagaaaaatcctgaatattttcaattattcgcttatttttttttttctcatttttttctaattttttccattcacaattattatttatttcattggatcatttacctcaattaccttgatgtatattttattatattaatgtataatataaatatatataaatgtatatatatatatatatatatatatatacacatatgtatatcatgattttcaatttacttttgaaaaatgggaaattgaagaaaaaaaaatttttcttacatgtttcaattgttcaaaattatgtataattattagaaaaatcctgaatatttttaattattcgcttattttctattttattttattctttcataatttttttcattcacaaacattttttattttattacattatttacctcaattaccgtcattcatattctattatattattgtataatacaaatatacatagatatatacatacatatatatgtatatatttatatatatgtgtgtatatatatgtatatatatatatacataatatatacatatgtatattataattttcaatttacttccaaaaagaggaaaattgaaaaaaaaaaatttttcttacattatttcaattcttcaaaattatgtataatcattagaaaaatcctgaatattttcaaatattcgcatattttttattttatttaaccttcctcataattatttccattcacaatcactttttattttattacattatttgccTCAataaccttcatttatattccattatattaatgtataatataaatatatatgaatatatatatacatatatatgtatatatatatatatatgtatacacacacacatatatatatatatatatatgtgtatatatatacacatatgtatacatatgtatattataattctcaatttactttgaaaaaatggaaaattaaaaaaaaaattttttttatgttatttcaatttttcaaaattatgtgaaatcattggaaaaatcctgaatttttttaatcattcgcttattttttattttatttcatttttttataatttttttcattcataataattttttattttattacattatttacctcaattaccttcatttatattttattatattaatgtataatataaatatatatgaatatatatatatatatctatatatatacatatatataaatacatatatatacatatatatatatacatatatatacatatatatacatatatatatgtatacatatacaaatatatatatatatatatatatatatatatatatacatatgtatattataattttcaatttacttttaagaagagggaaattgaaaaaaaaaaatttttctcacattatttcaatttttcaaaattatgtataatcattagaaaaatcctgaatatttttaatcattcgcatatttcttactttattttatttttttcataattttttccatttacaatcatttttcattttatcacattatttacctcaaataccttcatttatattttattatattaatgtagaatataaatatatatgaatatatatatacatagatatgtatatatatacaatatatgtatacatagatatgtatatatatacaatatatgtatacatatatatgtaataattatgtacaatatatgtatatatatatatatttatatatatatatacacacatatatatatatatatacatacgtgtattatacttttcaatttacttttcaaaaatggaaaattgaaaatagaaaa containing:
- the LOC124295635 gene encoding uncharacterized protein LOC124295635 — translated: MPNYKFSVQEKVELVKFHYQGLSYRENQAHFAVTHPDRPTPSLATIRNLVLKFEQSGSVDERTRKISQPNRQLSWDTKLDICLTVEEDPFKPISRIAQDLEISNASVRRVLREAKYRSYKFQVHQELLAGDNDSRLRFSQELMERLNADEGLLSRICFSDESTVILVGKPNRQNTRAWCRNNPRLFIQAGTQYPLKLNVWLGAIGNRLIGPFFIDGNLNGEKYLWLLRERIVPALRLIEEEIGEPVWFQQDGAPPHFTRTVRDYLDQQFPGRWIGRGSPEVEWPARSPDLAPLDYGLWGHLKNVLYAQGRIEDLAALQARILDILQNLSPDIISNTTNAFYDRLGYCAAAAEGVTYSPRHPLTL